The following nucleotide sequence is from Candidatus Poribacteria bacterium.
CACATATCCGAGTACTTCAACATTTGGACCCGGTTTTCTACCAATTGACGCTTCCAAATCACCCGGTCCCGCTACAATCAATTTCATACCTGTGCGTTCTGCCACTTCTACTGCCTCTGTAATCCCTTTACCCGGTAAAATCCGACCCAAGTAGAGGAGATACTCATCTTTCTCGACACTAAAATCAAACAGCGAAATATCATAAGGGTTAGGAATTATAGCGTCAGACAACGGTGGCGTTTCCCAATCTATACAAGTAAACAGAAGGTGTGGCTTACCATTTTCTATCTGGTGAGCAGCCTCTTTGAGAAAATCCCGCCATTTCAAATTGCTATAATACACGCCATAATGATAGTCACGCATAAAGGTACTTTGAAAAATCCGATACGGTAGAAATGCGCCGATATAACCAATACCAGGTTCAACATGCCGAACTGGGAGATCCTTTAACTCATGATAAAGATCACGTTGACCGCCAAAAGGAGCTGTCCAATATATGAAATCATCAGGTCTGTATCTTTTTTTCAGCGCGAAACCTGTATCAAGTGCCCATCTTTTTCCCAGAAATTCAATTGCTTCTGGATTTTCAGGCTTAACATTTATGTCGATATGTCCCAAATTTTCATGAAAATTCGGATATGCCTCTGAGAGTATATCCTCTGATGCGATAATAACTTTTTCATCACATTCCACATCACAAGTTTCGTAACCATAATAGATAACATGATGCCCCGCCGACTTGAGCATCCAACAATAATTCCGTGCTTTTTGCGACCAATGTGACAAAACGTAGTGCGGATTCGCTGGCGCGGTCGGTGTTCCCATGACATGGCATGTTAAAGGGTTGTCGTTGGGTAATTCAAAAAACGGATTCATGACTACTTCCTTTTTAGTTAAGCGTGACCAGTTTCACAGCCGTTGCTGGCGGCCTCCGAAACGTATCTCGAATTTCAAGCACTTGGCAAAGCGTGCCGTTGAGGTGCAGGCGTTCTGGGATTTTCAGAGAGACGACATCGCCGACAGACATATAGAAACTCGATTTCAATGTTAGGTTTAGGATCTGGTGAATATCTTTGAAACGTGCGAGGTAACTTTTCGCGAGCCATTCCGCCCAGACGCGCTGATGCGCATCGAGCGGGACGGTAACCTCCAAAAGCCGTGCGCCGTTCTCAGCGAT
It contains:
- a CDS encoding glycosyltransferase, which gives rise to MNPFFELPNDNPLTCHVMGTPTAPANPHYVLSHWSQKARNYCWMLKSAGHHVIYYGYETCDVECDEKVIIASEDILSEAYPNFHENLGHIDINVKPENPEAIEFLGKRWALDTGFALKKRYRPDDFIYWTAPFGGQRDLYHELKDLPVRHVEPGIGYIGAFLPYRIFQSTFMRDYHYGVYYSNLKWRDFLKEAAHQIENGKPHLLFTCIDWETPPLSDAIIPNPYDISLFDFSVEKDEYLLYLGRILPGKGITEAVEVAERTGMKLIVAGPGDLEASIGRKPGPNVEVLGYVGADERRNLLSHAKAVLSLARVYETFGGVAIEALISGTVPIVANSGGFLDTIQHGYNGYRVDSNNIDAAVHAVENLDKIDPYVLRDSGLRFSREYLAPQHNAYLQRIDSGKPVIVSDWLDSRQKVEWPEEWMQAKDAA